A single region of the Thermovenabulum gondwanense genome encodes:
- a CDS encoding transcription repressor NadR — MNAEERREKIVEVLEKSKKPIPGNELAKLFNVTRQVIVQDIAILRASGKDILSTSSGYMIESQRQLVIKKVACRHTKEELRDELMTFVECGCKVVDVIVEHPIYGELHGLLMISNSKDVENFLKNLEEKEASLLSELTGGIHLHTIEAINEDAINKAKSILKEKGILLE, encoded by the coding sequence ATGAACGCTGAAGAAAGAAGAGAAAAAATAGTTGAAGTCCTTGAAAAATCAAAAAAGCCAATTCCGGGAAACGAACTGGCAAAGCTTTTTAACGTTACAAGGCAAGTAATAGTCCAGGATATAGCTATCCTGCGGGCTTCAGGAAAGGATATACTGTCCACCTCTTCGGGATATATGATTGAATCTCAAAGGCAATTAGTAATAAAAAAAGTAGCATGCCGCCACACGAAAGAAGAATTAAGGGATGAATTAATGACTTTTGTAGAATGCGGATGCAAGGTCGTGGACGTTATTGTAGAACACCCCATTTACGGAGAACTCCATGGACTGTTAATGATTTCCAATTCTAAGGATGTGGAAAACTTTCTAAAGAATTTGGAAGAAAAAGAAGCCTCCCTCCTTTCGGAACTGACCGGTGGAATTCATCTTCACACCATTGAAGCCATCAACGAAGATGCTATCAACAAGGCAAAAAGTATACTGAAAGAAAAGGGAATACTGCTGGAATAA